A region from the Halomarina litorea genome encodes:
- a CDS encoding 50S ribosomal protein L32e translates to MSGVSEELDEDEDVEVDDAEAGPEDIEDISGVGPSKAEALREAGYETVEDVRRASQSDLAEVSGIGNALAARIKADVGGLEIKEEEETEAEVEADEEETEEREDVETELQPRGLVDKTPDLDENTERLLAQRKGEGKPAFRRQDYHKKKRTPESWRRPRGQLSKQRRGIKGKGPKVQAGYRTPEAVRGLHPSGFEEVRVHNLDDLEGVDGDRQAVRIASTVGGRKREAIEEEAEDAGIRVLNPTYVEVEVTDSE, encoded by the coding sequence GTGAGCGGCGTCTCGGAGGAACTCGACGAGGACGAGGACGTCGAGGTCGACGACGCCGAGGCGGGTCCCGAGGACATCGAGGACATCAGCGGTGTCGGTCCGAGCAAGGCAGAGGCTCTGCGCGAGGCCGGCTACGAGACCGTCGAGGACGTTCGACGCGCCTCGCAGTCCGACCTCGCGGAGGTCTCGGGCATCGGGAACGCGCTGGCGGCCCGCATCAAGGCGGACGTCGGCGGCCTCGAGATCAAGGAAGAAGAGGAGACCGAGGCGGAGGTCGAAGCCGACGAGGAGGAAACCGAGGAGCGGGAGGACGTCGAGACGGAACTCCAGCCTCGCGGCCTCGTCGACAAGACCCCCGACCTCGACGAGAACACCGAGCGACTCCTGGCCCAGCGAAAGGGCGAGGGCAAACCCGCCTTCCGCCGCCAGGACTACCACAAGAAGAAGCGCACGCCCGAGTCGTGGCGTCGCCCCCGTGGGCAGCTCTCGAAGCAGCGCCGTGGCATCAAGGGCAAGGGCCCGAAGGTGCAGGCCGGCTACCGGACGCCCGAAGCGGTTCGGGGACTCCACCCGAGCGGCTTCGAGGAGGTCCGCGTCCACAACCTGGACGACCTGGAGGGCGTCGACGGCGACCGGCAGGCGGTGCGCATCGCCTCGACGGTCGGCGGGCGCAAGCGCGAGGCCATCGAGGAGGAAGCCGAGGACGCCGGGATTCGCGTCCTCAACCCCACCTACGTGGAAGTCGAGGTGACCGACAGTGAGTGA
- a CDS encoding 50S ribosomal protein L19e, protein MSDLKAQKRLAADVLDVGKNRVWFDPEAQSEIADAITREDIRGLVDDGVIDVKSEKRGNSRGRARERNEKRAYGHRKGPGSRKGKKGAREASKKKWQSRIRAQRERLRELRDEGDLDRSDYRDLYGKASGGEFDSVADLQRYIDNNY, encoded by the coding sequence GTGAGTGACCTGAAAGCACAGAAGCGACTGGCCGCGGACGTGCTGGACGTGGGCAAGAACCGCGTCTGGTTCGACCCGGAGGCGCAGAGCGAAATCGCGGACGCCATCACGCGCGAGGACATCCGTGGACTCGTCGACGACGGCGTCATCGACGTCAAGTCCGAGAAGCGCGGCAACTCGCGTGGACGGGCCCGCGAGCGCAACGAGAAGCGCGCCTACGGCCACCGGAAGGGCCCCGGTTCCCGCAAGGGGAAGAAGGGCGCCCGGGAAGCATCGAAGAAGAAGTGGCAGAGTCGGATTCGCGCACAGCGCGAACGACTGCGCGAACTCCGCGACGAGGGTGACCTCGACCGCTCGGACTACCGTGACCTCTACGGCAAGGCCAGCGGTGGCGAGTTCGACAGTGTCGCCGACCTGCAGCGGTACATCGACAACAACTACTGA
- a CDS encoding 50S ribosomal protein L18, with protein sequence MASGPRYKVPMRRRREARTDYHQRLRLLKSGKPRLVARTSNKHVRAQLVTMGEQGDQTLASAHSSDLREFGWEAPTGNLPAAYLTGFLAGKRAIEAGLEEAVLDIGLNTATPGSKVFAVQEGAIDAGLDVPHNESVFADWERTRGGDIAEYAEQRDEPLYSGDFDATTLPEHFDDVRQRLEDEL encoded by the coding sequence ATGGCATCCGGACCACGATACAAAGTGCCGATGCGGCGTCGCCGCGAGGCACGTACGGACTACCATCAGCGGTTGCGCCTGCTGAAATCCGGCAAGCCACGCCTGGTTGCTCGGACGAGCAACAAACACGTCAGGGCGCAGCTGGTGACTATGGGCGAACAGGGCGACCAGACGCTGGCGAGCGCGCACTCCAGTGACCTGCGCGAGTTCGGCTGGGAGGCACCGACGGGCAACCTGCCCGCGGCGTACCTCACCGGCTTCCTCGCGGGGAAGCGCGCCATCGAGGCGGGCCTCGAAGAGGCCGTCCTCGACATCGGTCTGAACACGGCGACGCCGGGCAGCAAGGTGTTCGCCGTCCAGGAGGGCGCTATCGACGCGGGCCTCGACGTCCCGCACAACGAGAGCGTGTTCGCCGACTGGGAGCGCACCCGCGGTGGCGACATCGCCGAGTACGCCGAACAGCGCGACGAACCGCTGTACAGCGGCGACTTCGACGCGACGACGCTCCCCGAGCACTTCGACGACGTACGACAGCGACTGGAGGACGAACTATGA
- a CDS encoding 30S ribosomal protein S5, whose protein sequence is MSNNGWEPKTRLGRQVLEGEITTMREALDSGLPLKEEEVVDRLIPDLEDNVLDINMVQRMTDSGRRVKFRCSVVVGNRDGFVGYAEGRDDQVGGAIQKAIGVAKQNIIDVSRGCGSWECGCGRPHTVALRTTGKAGSVEVELRPAPRGLGLAAGETVRSVLELAGIEDIWTRSSGNTRTTVNFAKATFNALRNTAEARVPERAAEQREVIE, encoded by the coding sequence ATGAGTAACAACGGCTGGGAGCCGAAGACACGGCTCGGACGACAGGTCCTCGAAGGAGAGATCACGACGATGCGCGAGGCCCTCGACTCGGGTCTCCCGCTGAAGGAGGAGGAGGTCGTCGACCGCCTCATCCCGGACCTCGAGGACAACGTACTGGACATCAACATGGTCCAGCGGATGACCGACTCCGGGCGACGGGTGAAGTTCCGTTGCTCGGTCGTCGTCGGCAACCGCGACGGCTTCGTCGGCTACGCCGAGGGGCGTGACGACCAGGTCGGCGGTGCCATCCAGAAGGCCATCGGTGTCGCGAAGCAGAACATCATCGACGTCTCGCGTGGCTGTGGCTCGTGGGAGTGTGGCTGTGGGCGACCCCACACCGTCGCGCTCCGCACCACGGGCAAGGCCGGCAGCGTCGAGGTCGAACTCCGCCCGGCCCCGCGTGGGCTGGGTCTCGCCGCCGGTGAGACCGTGCGCTCGGTGCTCGAACTCGCCGGTATCGAGGACATCTGGACGCGCTCCAGCGGGAACACGCGCACCACCGTCAACTTCGCGAAGGCGACGTTCAACGCGCTTCGCAACACGGCGGAGGCACGGGTGCCCGAGCGCGCCGCCGAACAGCGAGAGGTGATCGAGTGA
- a CDS encoding 50S ribosomal protein L30, translating into MQALVQLRGEVDMSYEVQDTIDMLNLGRVNHCVFVPETDTYRGMITKVNDWVAHGEPSEDVVAKLLRTRGEAAEGREDLTDEWVSENTDYDSIDALASALVAEETTLREQGLSPVLRLHPPRGGHRGLKHSAVEGGQLGKHTTEEIDELLHDMR; encoded by the coding sequence ATGCAGGCGCTCGTTCAGCTTCGCGGCGAGGTGGACATGAGCTACGAGGTGCAAGACACCATTGACATGCTCAACCTCGGACGGGTGAACCACTGCGTGTTCGTCCCCGAGACCGACACCTACCGCGGCATGATCACGAAAGTCAACGACTGGGTCGCCCACGGCGAGCCCAGCGAGGACGTCGTGGCCAAACTCCTGCGGACCCGCGGCGAGGCTGCCGAGGGTCGCGAGGACCTCACCGACGAGTGGGTCTCGGAGAACACCGACTACGACAGCATCGACGCGCTGGCTTCGGCGCTGGTGGCCGAGGAGACGACCCTGCGCGAGCAGGGGCTCTCCCCGGTCCTGCGTCTCCACCCCCCGCGTGGCGGCCACCGGGGGCTCAAGCACTCCGCGGTGGAGGGCGGCCAGCTCGGCAAGCACACGACAGAGGAGATAGACGAACTCCTCCACGATATGCGATGA
- a CDS encoding uL15m family ribosomal protein: MTSKKRRQRGSRTHGGGTHKNRRGAGNRGGRGRAGRAKHEFHNYEPLGKHGFNRPEKAQATVATVDLQKLDEDIAVLVKEGVAEETDDGYAVDARDLAETTSKVDYVKVLGASQLFNQLEITADIFSDSARELIEGEGGEAVLTEKGEERLAALEESEDEDESDE; the protein is encoded by the coding sequence ATGACGAGCAAGAAACGACGACAGCGTGGCTCTCGCACGCACGGCGGTGGAACGCACAAGAACCGTCGCGGTGCCGGTAACCGCGGTGGCCGTGGTCGCGCAGGGCGCGCGAAACACGAGTTCCACAACTACGAACCGCTCGGCAAACACGGCTTCAACCGGCCGGAGAAGGCACAGGCGACCGTCGCCACGGTCGACCTCCAGAAGCTCGACGAGGACATCGCCGTCCTCGTCAAGGAGGGGGTCGCAGAGGAGACCGACGACGGCTACGCGGTGGACGCCCGGGACCTCGCGGAGACGACCAGCAAGGTCGACTACGTGAAGGTCCTCGGCGCGAGTCAGCTGTTCAACCAGCTGGAGATCACCGCGGACATCTTCAGCGACAGCGCTCGCGAACTCATCGAGGGCGAGGGCGGGGAGGCCGTCCTCACCGAGAAGGGCGAGGAACGACTCGCCGCGCTCGAGGAGAGCGAGGACGAAGACGAGTCGGACGAGTAG
- the secY gene encoding preprotein translocase subunit SecY: MSWKETAAPVLTRMPSVTRPEGHVPFRRKLAWTGGVLVLYFFLTNVLLYGVGTGGGDIYGQFRSILAGGQGSILQLGIGPIVTASIVLQLLGGADLLGLDTNDPRDQVLYQGLQKLLVVVMIFLTGLPMVFLGNFLPTDPQVAQQLGIPTWGLSWIIFGQIAVGAILVLFMDEVISKWGVGSGIGLFIVAGVSQRLIGGFFSWSGLSEGATDGFFVTWFGIITGSVPIGSPLTLTGLQDLLLGAGAIIPLITTLLIFFIVVYAESVRVEIPLSHSRVKGARGRFPVKLIYASVLPMILVRALQANLQFLGRILHSQLGDGMPGWLGEYVVQQGVAQPVGGLFYYLAPIYSPQDWLGALGTRPLDILLRIGVDLTFMVAGGAIFAIFWVETTGMGPDATAKQIQNSGMQIPGFRKSPGVIEKVLERYIPQVTVIGGALVGLLAVAANMLGTIGTVSGTGLLLTVSITYKLYEEIAEEQLMEMHPMMRQMFGQSSD, from the coding sequence ATGAGTTGGAAGGAGACCGCCGCACCGGTACTCACGCGGATGCCCAGCGTCACCCGGCCGGAGGGCCACGTGCCCTTCCGCCGGAAACTGGCGTGGACGGGTGGCGTCCTCGTGCTGTACTTCTTCCTGACGAACGTACTGCTGTACGGCGTCGGGACGGGGGGCGGAGACATCTACGGGCAGTTCCGGTCCATCCTCGCGGGTGGTCAGGGGAGCATCCTCCAGTTAGGTATCGGTCCCATCGTCACGGCGAGCATCGTCCTGCAGTTGCTCGGCGGGGCGGACCTGCTGGGACTCGACACGAACGACCCCCGCGACCAGGTGCTCTATCAGGGCCTCCAGAAGCTGCTGGTGGTCGTGATGATCTTCCTGACCGGCCTGCCGATGGTGTTCCTCGGGAACTTCCTCCCGACGGACCCGCAGGTCGCCCAGCAGCTGGGCATCCCCACGTGGGGCCTCTCGTGGATCATCTTCGGGCAGATAGCGGTCGGCGCCATTCTCGTCCTGTTCATGGACGAGGTCATCTCGAAGTGGGGTGTCGGGAGCGGTATCGGGCTGTTCATCGTCGCCGGCGTGAGCCAGCGGCTCATCGGCGGGTTCTTCTCTTGGAGCGGTCTCTCGGAGGGGGCGACAGACGGCTTCTTCGTGACCTGGTTCGGTATCATCACGGGCTCGGTTCCCATCGGGTCGCCGCTGACGCTGACCGGCCTCCAGGACCTCCTGCTCGGGGCCGGGGCCATCATCCCGCTCATCACGACGCTGCTCATCTTCTTCATCGTCGTCTACGCGGAGTCCGTCCGCGTCGAGATTCCCCTCAGCCACTCGCGGGTGAAGGGTGCACGCGGGCGCTTCCCCGTGAAGCTCATCTACGCGAGCGTTCTGCCGATGATCCTCGTCCGCGCCCTGCAGGCGAACCTGCAGTTCCTCGGGCGCATCCTGCACTCCCAGCTCGGTGACGGGATGCCCGGGTGGCTCGGCGAGTACGTCGTCCAGCAGGGGGTCGCCCAGCCGGTGGGCGGGCTGTTCTACTACCTCGCGCCCATCTACTCGCCGCAGGACTGGCTCGGTGCGCTCGGCACGCGCCCGCTCGACATCCTCCTGCGCATCGGCGTCGACCTGACGTTCATGGTTGCCGGCGGGGCCATCTTCGCCATCTTCTGGGTGGAGACGACGGGGATGGGTCCCGACGCCACCGCGAAGCAGATTCAGAACTCCGGGATGCAGATTCCGGGCTTCCGGAAGTCGCCGGGGGTCATCGAGAAGGTGCTCGAACGCTACATCCCGCAGGTGACGGTCATCGGCGGCGCGCTCGTCGGCCTGCTGGCCGTCGCGGCGAACATGCTCGGTACCATCGGCACCGTCTCCGGGACGGGCCTGCTGCTGACGGTGTCCATCACCTACAAGCTCTACGAGGAGATCGCCGAAGAGCAGTTGATGGAGATGCACCCGATGATGCGCCAGATGTTTGGCCAGTCGAGCGACTGA
- a CDS encoding CPBP family intramembrane glutamic endopeptidase, giving the protein MLLTAVLRGRGGLRTLGGRVPRWSVPLRWYVFALFPRGIALLATAISVLLGSPLPNFSPPPLLTLYPLPEDVPAAGLPVAIAIVFVQALLVGSPLAEELGWRGFALPRLQSTHSAFRASLVVGVIWGLWHLPLYLVPGNPISEVSAGVLLFGIVADSVLLTWLFNSTRGSLLLAPVFHASIAVTELALGSEEAFPAMTQVLTWGVVLLVAAHFGVATLSSNRKKVVTRMRSVRG; this is encoded by the coding sequence GTGCTCCTCACAGCGGTACTGCGCGGTCGTGGCGGGCTTCGAACACTCGGAGGCAGGGTGCCTCGGTGGAGCGTCCCGCTTCGATGGTACGTGTTCGCGCTCTTCCCCCGGGGTATCGCGCTCCTCGCCACAGCGATTTCGGTTCTGCTGGGGTCTCCCCTGCCCAATTTCTCGCCACCACCCCTGCTGACTCTGTACCCGCTTCCGGAGGACGTACCTGCCGCCGGGCTTCCGGTCGCCATTGCGATCGTATTCGTCCAGGCGCTCCTCGTCGGGTCACCGTTGGCCGAGGAACTCGGCTGGCGTGGGTTCGCACTCCCCCGCCTCCAGTCGACGCACTCGGCGTTCCGAGCCAGTCTGGTCGTCGGAGTCATCTGGGGACTGTGGCATCTACCCCTGTATCTCGTCCCCGGAAACCCCATCTCCGAGGTGTCCGCTGGCGTGTTGCTGTTCGGAATCGTCGCCGATTCGGTGCTGCTCACGTGGCTGTTCAATAGTACGCGAGGCAGCCTCCTGTTAGCGCCGGTCTTTCACGCTTCGATCGCAGTCACCGAACTCGCCCTCGGTTCCGAGGAAGCGTTCCCCGCGATGACCCAAGTTCTCACGTGGGGCGTCGTACTGCTCGTCGCCGCCCATTTTGGAGTAGCGACACTCTCGTCCAACCGAAAGAAGGTGGTCACCCGGATGCGTTCCGTTCGCGGGTAG
- a CDS encoding PadR family transcriptional regulator — MHQLTGFQRDLLYVITGLERPSGQDIKERLEKRTGRDITHGRLYPNLDVLVTNEFVEKGEIDRRTNYYAATDHGVDALHRYHQWGSDQLPSQ; from the coding sequence ATCCACCAGTTGACCGGGTTCCAGCGCGACCTCCTGTACGTCATCACGGGACTGGAGCGCCCGTCGGGACAGGACATCAAAGAGCGTCTGGAGAAGCGGACCGGACGCGACATCACGCACGGGCGACTCTACCCGAACCTCGACGTCCTCGTGACCAACGAGTTCGTCGAGAAGGGCGAAATCGACCGTCGAACCAACTACTACGCCGCGACCGACCACGGCGTCGACGCACTCCACCGGTACCACCAGTGGGGCAGCGACCAACTGCCGAGCCAGTAA
- a CDS encoding SHOCT domain-containing protein: MLWALVVGVVLVTCLLVAVVGIGAWTALLSIGAPFQEFLVNVLPWAVGAAVLGVVEFALLAGVAYLLVKRADLSVRGRGGRLHLLAEQVEKHNTLARSLGLSSALEPSAERKREDALDTLKRRYADGEVSDEEFERRLGRLLETDDVSEARAQRERDRVRGRTREYE, from the coding sequence ATGCTCTGGGCACTGGTCGTCGGAGTGGTCCTCGTGACCTGCCTGCTGGTCGCCGTCGTGGGAATCGGCGCGTGGACCGCGCTGCTCTCCATCGGGGCACCGTTCCAGGAGTTCCTCGTGAACGTCCTCCCGTGGGCCGTCGGCGCTGCGGTTCTCGGCGTCGTCGAGTTCGCCCTGTTGGCGGGCGTCGCCTACCTCCTCGTCAAGCGGGCGGACCTGAGCGTGCGCGGACGCGGCGGCCGACTGCATCTGCTCGCAGAGCAGGTGGAGAAACACAACACGCTGGCCCGGTCGCTGGGGCTCTCCTCGGCGCTCGAACCCTCGGCAGAGCGCAAGCGCGAGGACGCACTCGACACCCTGAAACGACGCTACGCGGATGGCGAGGTGAGCGACGAGGAGTTCGAGCGACGCCTCGGCAGGTTGCTGGAAACCGACGACGTGAGCGAGGCCCGCGCCCAGCGCGAGCGTGACCGGGTCCGGGGCCGGACCCGCGAGTACGAGTAG
- the fdhF gene encoding formate dehydrogenase subunit alpha — protein MSSHSDPPNPLPRVPDLTDPQHETPLTEDFEPGTANDPPAGSTAEATVTVDGEPVTVPPGSTLLDALEDVETAGNVPALCSYDRETETGDLVGPRSMCRTCMVETDDHGLVPSCSFPAEDGLSVRTDDPEATEARDVNLDLILSNHNLRCTTCGKNGRCELQDTSIENDVEEPRYGVFEERSEYAPLDDTSSVIQIDRNKCILCNRCVEACNDVQVAGVLRMKGQGEDTHIGFQNGAETMADSTCISCGHCATVCPTGSLVEKGLTDSTTIPVPGFNQKNSIGTVIEYEPAETADVAAKPNRDVDDEEPSGVAGFMARAKRRATGAGRQFTSDALKPVEHAAEKVASETFSIGHLFDIATTLADVRLAQVEVEDTTCGYCAVGCRFDLYGKDGEVLGARATDPAKAPANDFSTCVKGKFAYDYLTAEDRLETPLIKEDGEFREATWDEALTRVHDELSRIQAEHGEHSVAMTASSKCTNEEVFLTQKFARQVLGTPHIDNCARLCHSSTVAALKQTVGYGAMTNRIEDIANADCILVSGSNTTESHPVLATQLVQNVRDGAELIVFDPRKVEIAEHADQYVRTDVSSDVMWINGMMRHIIEEDLHDREFIEERTKGFDELKEKVQSFTPERVEEVAGVPPEELKRAAESVATADTCIFGWAMGLSQHAHGTQMITAMADLALITGNLGKPNAGLSPLRGQNNVQGGGGDMGPAPHNLPGYQDPEDDAVLDKFEDIWGTRPPGEIGLYITEMFGEIGENLHGMYVVGENPVISEPDARNVEKHIEDLEFLVVQDLFVTETAEYADVVLPAAAAPETYGTFTNTERRIQLVKPVVDPPGKARTDMDILTDLAGRFGVEWEYDSPAEVMDEINELVPIYAGVTHDRLHAKGDGLQWPVEDTDDPGTPFLYEEAFNFDDGLARLVPADYGDPPEMPDEEYPLGLTTGRVLYHWHTGSMTRRVQASMHHVGESFVEIHPETAAKLDVTDGEYVRVESRRGDIVVKAQVTDRVAPGTVFIPMHFAEGAVNELTQEELDPTSRIPEYKLSSVRIEPVGPDPETETLGDETPDHDVPDDAFADD, from the coding sequence GTGAGTTCCCACTCGGACCCGCCGAACCCGCTCCCCCGCGTCCCCGACCTGACGGACCCGCAACACGAGACGCCGCTGACCGAGGACTTCGAACCCGGCACGGCGAACGACCCGCCCGCCGGCAGTACGGCCGAGGCGACGGTGACCGTCGACGGCGAACCCGTCACCGTCCCGCCGGGGTCGACGCTCCTCGACGCACTGGAGGACGTGGAGACGGCGGGGAACGTCCCCGCGCTCTGTAGTTACGACCGGGAGACGGAGACGGGCGACCTCGTCGGCCCGCGGTCGATGTGCCGGACGTGCATGGTCGAGACGGACGACCACGGCCTCGTCCCATCCTGTAGCTTCCCGGCGGAGGACGGCCTCTCGGTGCGGACGGACGACCCCGAGGCGACGGAGGCCCGCGACGTCAACCTCGACCTGATCCTCTCGAATCACAACCTGCGCTGTACCACCTGCGGGAAGAACGGCCGCTGTGAACTGCAGGACACCTCCATCGAGAACGACGTCGAGGAGCCACGCTACGGCGTCTTCGAGGAGCGAAGCGAGTACGCCCCCCTCGACGACACCTCCTCGGTCATCCAGATCGACCGCAACAAGTGCATCCTCTGTAACCGCTGCGTGGAGGCCTGCAACGACGTGCAGGTTGCGGGCGTCCTCCGGATGAAGGGTCAGGGCGAGGACACCCACATCGGCTTCCAGAACGGCGCGGAGACGATGGCCGACTCGACGTGTATCTCGTGTGGTCACTGCGCGACGGTCTGTCCGACGGGCAGTCTCGTCGAGAAGGGCCTCACCGACAGCACCACCATCCCGGTCCCCGGGTTCAACCAGAAGAACTCCATCGGGACGGTCATCGAGTACGAACCCGCCGAGACGGCGGACGTGGCGGCGAAGCCGAACCGCGACGTGGACGACGAGGAACCATCGGGCGTCGCGGGATTCATGGCGCGGGCCAAGCGGCGAGCGACCGGCGCGGGGAGGCAGTTCACCAGCGACGCGCTCAAACCCGTCGAGCACGCGGCCGAGAAGGTGGCGAGCGAGACGTTCTCCATCGGCCACCTCTTCGACATCGCGACGACGCTCGCGGACGTCCGCCTCGCGCAGGTGGAAGTCGAGGACACCACCTGCGGGTACTGCGCCGTCGGCTGCCGGTTCGACCTCTACGGGAAGGACGGCGAGGTGCTCGGGGCGCGCGCCACCGACCCCGCGAAGGCCCCCGCCAACGACTTCTCGACGTGCGTGAAGGGGAAGTTCGCCTACGACTACCTCACGGCGGAGGACCGTCTGGAGACGCCACTCATCAAGGAGGACGGCGAGTTCCGCGAGGCGACGTGGGACGAGGCGCTCACGCGCGTCCACGACGAACTCTCGCGCATCCAGGCCGAACACGGCGAGCACTCGGTGGCCATGACCGCCTCCTCGAAGTGCACGAACGAGGAGGTGTTCCTCACCCAGAAGTTCGCCCGGCAGGTGCTGGGGACGCCGCACATCGACAACTGCGCGCGCCTCTGTCACTCCTCGACGGTCGCGGCGCTCAAACAGACCGTCGGCTACGGCGCGATGACCAACCGCATCGAGGACATCGCCAACGCCGACTGCATCCTCGTGTCGGGGTCGAACACCACCGAGAGCCACCCCGTTCTGGCCACACAACTGGTCCAGAACGTGCGTGACGGAGCGGAACTCATCGTCTTCGACCCCCGGAAGGTCGAAATCGCCGAACACGCCGACCAGTACGTCCGCACCGACGTCTCCAGCGACGTGATGTGGATCAACGGGATGATGCGCCACATCATCGAGGAGGACCTCCACGACCGGGAGTTCATCGAGGAACGCACGAAGGGCTTCGACGAACTGAAAGAGAAGGTACAGTCGTTCACGCCCGAGCGCGTCGAGGAGGTGGCGGGTGTCCCGCCCGAGGAACTGAAGCGGGCCGCCGAGTCGGTCGCCACCGCCGACACCTGCATCTTCGGGTGGGCGATGGGCCTCTCACAGCACGCCCACGGCACGCAGATGATAACCGCGATGGCGGACCTCGCGCTCATCACGGGCAACCTCGGCAAGCCCAACGCCGGCCTCTCCCCCCTCCGAGGCCAGAACAACGTGCAGGGCGGTGGCGGGGACATGGGCCCCGCCCCGCACAACCTGCCGGGCTATCAGGACCCCGAGGACGACGCCGTCCTCGACAAGTTCGAGGACATCTGGGGCACCCGCCCGCCGGGGGAGATCGGCCTCTACATTACCGAGATGTTCGGTGAGATCGGCGAGAACCTCCACGGGATGTACGTCGTCGGGGAAAACCCTGTCATCTCCGAACCCGACGCCAGGAACGTCGAGAAGCACATCGAGGACCTGGAGTTCCTCGTCGTGCAGGACCTCTTCGTCACCGAGACGGCGGAGTACGCAGACGTGGTCCTGCCCGCCGCGGCCGCCCCCGAGACGTACGGGACGTTCACCAACACCGAACGGCGCATCCAACTGGTGAAGCCGGTCGTCGACCCGCCGGGGAAGGCCCGCACGGACATGGACATCCTCACGGACCTCGCCGGTCGCTTCGGCGTCGAGTGGGAGTACGACTCGCCCGCCGAGGTGATGGACGAGATAAACGAACTGGTGCCCATCTACGCCGGTGTCACCCACGACCGACTTCACGCGAAAGGCGACGGCCTGCAGTGGCCCGTCGAGGACACCGACGACCCCGGCACGCCGTTCCTCTACGAGGAGGCGTTCAACTTCGACGACGGCCTCGCGCGCCTCGTCCCGGCGGACTACGGTGACCCGCCGGAGATGCCCGACGAGGAGTACCCGCTCGGTCTCACGACCGGACGGGTGCTCTACCACTGGCACACGGGGTCGATGACCCGCCGCGTGCAGGCGTCGATGCACCACGTCGGCGAGAGCTTCGTCGAGATCCACCCCGAGACGGCCGCGAAACTCGACGTGACGGACGGCGAGTACGTCCGCGTCGAGTCCCGGCGCGGCGACATCGTCGTCAAGGCGCAAGTCACCGACCGCGTCGCCCCCGGCACCGTGTTCATCCCGATGCACTTCGCCGAGGGCGCGGTCAACGAACTCACGCAGGAGGAACTGGACCCGACGAGTCGCATCCCCGAGTACAAACTGTCGAGCGTCCGCATCGAACCGGTCGGGCCAGACCCCGAGACGGAGACGCTGGGCGACGAAACGCCCGACCACGACGTGCCCGACGACGCGTTCGCGGACGACTGA